One region of Syntrophobacter fumaroxidans MPOB genomic DNA includes:
- a CDS encoding GNAT family N-acetyltransferase, translated as MEYAFEPITRKHREAVIDIFNHFVVNSYAAYPERPVEYDFFDYLYVEPRDYPAVAVTSETAGIVGFGFMRPYDSDESFKHTAEVTYFILPSHTGKGLGTGMLRLFCDQALHRGIRSLMANISSLNDASISFHLKNGFQEWGRFYRVGSKFGVEFDVLWMEKCLK; from the coding sequence ATGGAATACGCTTTCGAACCCATTACACGGAAACACCGCGAGGCGGTCATCGACATCTTCAACCACTTCGTCGTGAACAGCTACGCCGCCTATCCCGAAAGACCCGTCGAGTACGACTTCTTCGATTACCTCTACGTGGAACCCCGGGATTACCCCGCGGTCGCTGTCACCAGCGAAACGGCCGGGATCGTCGGCTTCGGCTTCATGCGGCCGTATGATTCGGACGAATCCTTCAAGCATACCGCCGAGGTGACCTATTTCATATTGCCTTCCCATACGGGAAAGGGACTTGGCACCGGCATGCTGCGCCTGTTCTGCGATCAGGCTCTGCATAGGGGGATACGGTCCCTGATGGCCAACATATCCTCATTGAACGATGCGAGCATCAGCTTCCACCTGAAGAATGGTTTTCAGGAGTGGGGAAGATTCTATAGGGTCGGTTCGAAATTCGGGGTGGAGTTCGACGTCCTCTGGATGGAGAAATGCTTGAAATGA
- a CDS encoding DegQ family serine endoprotease produces the protein MSNELRPFLQGRHLKAKVTTMVVAAFFVGGLAASSGLNPGRLLAVPDAAQAAPAEGDQPGVTPTSPFATLAAKLTPVVVNVRVTKIERAEFPDFEGPEQPFGDFFRHFFGDRRGFPNVPAQGAGSGVIIRGDGYVLTNNHVVEGAREVTVTLSDKQEHKARIVGRDAKTDLALLKIEAGKSLPAASLGDSDQLKVGDWVMAIGNPFGLSETVTSGIVSAKGRVIGAGPYDDFIQTDASINPGNSGGPLFNMKGEVVGINTAIIPNAQGIGFAIPVNTAKPLIPQLETKGEVTRGYLGVSIQSITPDLASAMGLGDGKGALVADVVEGGPADRAGIRRGDVILAFGGKDVKDSHDLSFMVAAAPVGRESAVTIMREGVERRLDVKIGKQESEEGAKEEFSKQAHGKWGLQLRDVPPRVAEELGLESERGALVAGVLPGSPADRAALRQGDVILEVNRQPVTSASELKERIAGAGERGALVLLVQSSRGTRYVVLKG, from the coding sequence ATGTCGAACGAATTGAGGCCCTTTCTCCAGGGCCGGCATTTGAAAGCGAAGGTGACGACGATGGTGGTCGCGGCCTTCTTTGTGGGCGGTTTGGCGGCTTCATCGGGATTGAATCCCGGTAGACTTCTCGCGGTGCCGGATGCGGCCCAGGCAGCGCCCGCTGAAGGGGATCAGCCAGGAGTAACCCCAACCAGCCCGTTCGCCACGCTGGCGGCAAAACTCACGCCCGTGGTGGTCAACGTCAGGGTGACCAAAATCGAACGGGCGGAGTTCCCCGATTTTGAAGGACCGGAGCAGCCGTTCGGAGACTTTTTCAGGCATTTTTTCGGCGACCGGCGGGGATTTCCGAATGTCCCGGCGCAGGGCGCAGGTTCGGGAGTGATCATCCGCGGCGACGGGTATGTCCTGACCAACAATCACGTGGTTGAAGGCGCCAGGGAAGTGACCGTGACGCTTTCCGACAAGCAGGAACACAAAGCGCGAATCGTCGGGCGGGATGCCAAGACCGACCTCGCGCTTCTCAAAATTGAAGCGGGCAAAAGCCTGCCTGCCGCCAGCCTGGGCGATTCCGACCAACTCAAGGTCGGGGATTGGGTGATGGCCATCGGCAACCCGTTCGGTCTCAGTGAAACGGTCACTTCCGGGATCGTCAGCGCCAAAGGCCGCGTCATTGGGGCGGGCCCCTATGACGACTTCATCCAGACCGATGCCTCGATCAACCCGGGCAATTCGGGAGGACCGCTTTTCAATATGAAGGGCGAAGTCGTGGGGATCAACACCGCCATCATCCCGAACGCCCAGGGAATCGGATTCGCCATTCCCGTCAACACGGCCAAGCCGCTGATTCCTCAGCTGGAAACCAAAGGCGAAGTGACTCGGGGGTACCTGGGAGTCAGCATCCAGTCGATCACGCCCGATCTTGCCTCGGCAATGGGGCTGGGTGACGGGAAGGGAGCGCTGGTGGCGGACGTCGTTGAAGGCGGTCCCGCCGACAGGGCCGGGATCCGGCGCGGGGACGTGATCCTCGCCTTTGGAGGCAAGGACGTCAAAGACAGTCACGATCTCTCGTTCATGGTCGCCGCGGCCCCGGTGGGCAGGGAATCCGCGGTGACGATCATGCGGGAGGGCGTCGAGCGGCGGCTGGACGTCAAGATCGGAAAACAGGAATCCGAGGAAGGGGCGAAGGAGGAATTTTCGAAACAGGCTCACGGCAAATGGGGCCTCCAGCTCCGGGATGTGCCTCCCCGGGTTGCGGAAGAGCTCGGCCTCGAGTCGGAGCGCGGGGCACTCGTGGCCGGCGTTCTCCCGGGAAGCCCGGCGGATCGGGCCGCCCTGCGGCAGGGGGATGTCATCCTGGAGGTCAATCGTCAGCCCGTAACATCGGCGAGCGAGCTCAAAGAAAGGATTGCCGGGGCGGGCGAGCGGGGTGCCCTGGTTCTCCTCGTGCAGAGCAGTCGGGGGACGAGGTACGTCGTGCTGAAGGGCTGA